In Camelina sativa cultivar DH55 chromosome 16, Cs, whole genome shotgun sequence, a single window of DNA contains:
- the LOC104754184 gene encoding dof zinc finger protein DOF1.8-like — protein sequence MSFPNVHDSSVYTASGFGMSYPQFQEFMRPALGFSLDDGDPLHQEEGSSGTTPATTNNGRPLLQFESLQLPVSSPSTNSGGNVKENDYHSDHEHEKEEGEADHSVGFWNGMLSAGTTSAAASGGGSWH from the coding sequence ATGTCTTTTCCAAATGTTCACGATTCATCCGTCTACACAGCTTCTGGTTTCGGTATGAGTTACCCACAGTTTCAAGAGTTCATGAGACCAGCTTTGGGCTTCTCCCTTGATGATGGGGATCCTCTACATCAAGAAGAGGGGTCCAGTGGCACTACTCCTGCCACTACTAATAATGGAAGGCCTTTACTGCAATTTGAGAGCCTGCAACTTCCAGTTTCATCACCAAGCACCAATAGTGGTGGCAATGTGAAAGAGAATGATTATCATAGTGATCATGAacatgagaaagaagaaggagaagctgaCCACTCTGTTGGGTTTTGGAATGGCATGTTGAGTGCTGGCACTACTTCTGCTGCAGCATCTGGTGGTGGATCATGGCACTGA